CAAAGCATACTAAGACGAGACATACATACCCCCTACCTGccacaaacacactgaaaagTGGAAGCACGAACTGACAGGTTCCAGACTTGAATGGTGCAATGTACTTGCCCTAGCTGACCCCATCCCCAGCTCCTGTACGGGTACCTGACCCCACAGGAGAAGAAAAGAGCAGCTAATGAGAAGGTTGGTTAAACTGTCATCACAATTAGCGCCTACTTCTTGTCGCCTGAGATAAACGCGAGTCACGATCCTTAACTCCTAGCAATCGAAATGTTGCggagtatttttatttttatacttaatgGGTCTATAAACATATACACTGGCTTATGCTGTTGTTATAattgttggtttattttctcttattttaatttttaatcctCTTAATTCCTGAAATTATGTATTCAAAAGATCAATATAAAAATCTGAACAAAAGAGCGGAATcttactttttatattatttttttttttttttgttttaaaaatcacattaatGGTAAGAAAACAGGCCATTAGAATGAAGCGCTTGCCGCGAAATCGAGCGTTTTTTGTAACATAGTTGTGTCAACGAATTCCACGTCCACCCTACTCTAACGATGAATATTTCGTGAATAGCGAGAGGACGACAGCACCAACCACATCGACCGACCCTGCGAAGCTGAAGAAAGGAGGATGAAGTCAGTGGAGATTTATGTCACGACATTTTCGAATAAAGATCAAAGATTGTTCAGTCTTATACTtcaatgtgaaaacaaaaataacaaagattatGTATAATCAAGCTCACACCACGCACATGTGCGTGCACACATAATATTGCATAATATCTTTTTCACGTTTGGCCATTCACTATATCACTTAAGTAAAAGTTTCATCGTTgtgtaaatctttctttctgcaCTCGTCTTACAGATAAACTGCCTGCTAGACGTAGTTTTACGTTAATAAATAATGTCATTGTGGCTGAACTGTTGCATATCATATgattctttttacattttcattattaagaCCAAAGGATAACTTTCATTCGATGTACAAATAATGTTAAGAAATTCAGTACTGATATACTACGAAAACACGGTTTTTACTTTATGTAACTTTGGCAATTGTACATCCTAAGATGGTGTTCATCTCCAGTCTATAGCGGGAGGAATGCcgataatagataataaagtTGAAGGCACAGTTGACCTCTGTGCATATCATTGCAATAATAGCGAGAGTCAAAAAGCTGTTCTGGTATTTACCGCCAATGTCAAAGTCAGGTAGGAAGACTGAGATTAAAATGTAACCGACATACGGTATTGAGGTtataatatacacacacgaCACAATCACGAGCATCTTGATGAGCGCCCTCTGTTGGCCCTGACTGTCACTTCCGCTGGAACTGGTCTCTCGGCGCCACGCTATGGCAGACCGTAGTTTCACGACAGTCGCTTTTgttgcaataaaaatacatacGACTATGCATAAaggtaaaaatgtcaaaaggaaaatttctaatcctcgaaataacaaataattatctttgAAAGTCTTAGACACTTCAGTTACCCAGAAGTTTGTTTGATTTGTACCGTTGTTTCTTTTGGTGATTACTTcgtaatgaaaaaaattgtaagcgAACCCTAACTGTGTTGTGACGTACAAGCACGCAAGCAGCGCCCCCATGCTGCGTGTTCTCATGTCGTACGACAGACCTTATCATGTACACCAATACACCTACCAGCGAGTCTTTGCGACTTGTATATGAGGTACAACCATATGCCAGCCTCTTATTCCACAaacgtacacacatatatgcacgtCATCCACATGgatgcacgcgcgcacgcagtCAGACAATCACACCTCTGTAAACAAAGTTCTTTCACTTAATTCTTTCACTTAAATTCCAAAGATCTTATAGGCTGGGCTATTGTCCTCTGTACTTCTACAGCTtcagtgtacatgataaacaacaTGGGTGATAGACAACAGCCTTGTGGGGACCCGGTGCTTGTAAcaacaatatcaaaataattattatttacatacaccctctgctgtctgcaagtaaaaaaatccactatccACAGAACCAGTTGATGTGGAAGGTCAAATCTTGTGAAATGAGCGTTTGTGTACATACAATACAGGTATTCACAGTAAAAACCACTTTTTGCATAATATATAATAGTTCTTTGTCGATTATATAACCACCAAAATAATCTCGATTAGGAACAAAGTTTTAAGGCTTTCGCGAACTCTCTTCACATTGACTGAGTATCTATGTCACAATATGAGAAAAGGGAGAATTCTTATATCAAAAAACCTTTAGTCGTGTGTCAAgcgatttgttttatttaagctTACATGCAAGAAACATAggtgctttaagaaaaaaaagagcaaactaCTGTATTtcttattaacaacaaaattattgatAGTCTGAGAAATGGAGCAAATAAACTATATCTTGATTACTTTaaattttctctgtgtttgtgtttcgaTTAAGGGAATGAGTTCAAATAGTATAtcgcatatttttttctatttatttgaaAACGAGGTTCGCCAACTACGTTGGGAAGAAAGCAAGAGGGGAAGATACTGCAATCTGACAGCCGCGTAATCCTCGTCACACCTTTATCTTACTCAAGAGAATACGAACGTTTAGTCAAGTCAAGTCTTTGTGCCGTTATTCTGTCGTTGAGCAGCAAAAATGAGGTCTGCGTTCAGGCTGACATCTACATTAGCTACTGTTATGATGTTTATGCTGATGTTTGAACAAGGTAAGACCAGTGGTGTACTACTACAATGTTTAAACCGTTGTAAACATGGATTTCTAATACAATTGTTAATATTTAGCCTTTCGGTTGCTCAGGGTaagacttttaaatatttgttgtaaacatCTTAACCCATGTTTTTTTGTAttctcatgatgatgatgatgattgatgattgatgattatgatgattactGACTCCCTCCGTGAGTACTGCTCTAGgagatttatttcttcctcacgCTGATTGGAGTGACTTGTTCGTCTGCAAATTTCCTCTTTCAACACCTGCTTGCTTTTGCAGAGATTCAACTGTTGCTTTTAgtatttcatttacatttttgacattaaaaagtgTGCTTGGAAATAGCTCTACTTTATTGTCCATGTGTTTTGTTAGTGAGTGATGAAAATCTTTTATCCGTTGTTtcttacgtttttttttttgtaaaatttctaaTTTCATTATTGTGTGCTTTAGAAACTGTAGTTCACAGTCGCTTGCCGCACGAACCCACCAACCTTCCCGCCgcatctatctctctctctttcactctttaactctcactctctctctctctctcgctctgtttctcgtcctctctctctcgacgGCGCTGGAAGTCATTAATTCTTTGCTCAAAGCTGATGGGCGATGCTTTCTGAACACTTTGGTGAAACGTTGCTCTCCGTTTTCCCTTTCCCCTACATGTGCCCTTCTAAGAAAAACTTCTTGACTCAAGTGTCAGATAGTGTGGGGGTGGGATACTGGTTGCAGCACCTGCAAAATATTGCTACGAACGTAGAATTTTACTCAGacgaatttttttattttcttatatttcacTACAGTAGCGAAGTTATTAGTCTACTATAGTCCATGTAGAATTCTGATGTATCTGTTAATAATTTGGAGTTTTCAGAAACCCAATGAAAATGCTATTGTTTAATGATTACTTTCTCATTTAAGTCATCAATATTGTTCCAATAATGTGCACACTAGCACAGGTAGCTATTTTCACACCTGTATGACACGAGAGGATGATGTGTCTTTCTATCCCCAATCCACAGACGTAGATGCCCGCTGTGACTATACCTGGGAATCTTTTGGTAGACACTGCTACAAGTACTTTGAAAAGACTGTAACTCATTTGGCCGCACAGGTGACACCTTTACTCTTTTCTACCAACTTATTGTGTCCAATGCCGGACTTGAAATTTCAATATAAAATGTAGTAAAGTACACTCTCTATTTCAGAGCTAAAAGTAAAAGGGAAAATATCTAACCTTTACGTGTACTAGTGCAGTGTGAAGTAATAGTTGCATTACAATATATCTATTGAATGCAATTATCTTTAAGAGAATTATTAATTCAACTTCTGTTACAAAAATACTGACTGCTATGACTTAGTATTCTCATCTACATCCATGTTTAGTAGTCTCTGTCACATAGCACTTAAATATTCGCTAGTggtgctttataaataaatatacacacgcATCTGAGCTAttattatgatatatatatatacagtgatacctcggttctcgaacataattcgttccggaaggacggtcgagaaccaaattgttcgagaaccgaagcaatgaaacccaaaggaaataatggaaactggattaattcgttccaagccccagaaaatgcctatttactggcctaatttgtatataatatgtagaaaaacatgagtctcaacaagaaataagaaataaaagtgtatttattaaaacaaaaaataaaatgtacagtacagtacagtacagtaaattgtgtttcatttactgtacctgtaccaaactttatggcaggagggaatgaatgtggagggaggagggaagggggatggttattgttttgaaggggagtcctcttcaataaaaacagagggtaactgctcttcgggtgtttctgttctctgtatcttttgctgaggagaatcagaatcttgctctgcagttgcttgtctgatttctttacggaagaatttgtcaattgtttgctgtttttttctcctttgcaaaattttgcggaaagtggacataacattgtcattaaaaatgttaactgctctatttgctaccactttatcagggtgatgttgttcaacaaaatttgcgatttctgcccattttgcacacatttcatgactctccacaaaaacgtgactctctctctctgcactcacactgatgacgcaagcaaggcgcgctgggcagaatgaacgccattcggctcatctcggacgttcggatgttcgagttccaaatatttgttcggattccaagacaaaattttctcgaatttcctggtcgaataccgatttggtcgaaagtcaaggcgttcgagaaccgaggtatcactgtatttgttttGATCAACGTATGTTCTTAAAATGTTGTGATAACATGTTTTTGGCGCAGACTACGTGTAAACACCAAAGAAGTTATCTTGTTGAAATCAGCTCTGAAGAAGAAAACTCGTATATTCGtgattttcttcagaaaaaaggAGGTAAGAACTATGATGTGAGTGTATATTAGATATAGGAATGTCTAACCGCCTAACACTACTGGCGAACAACTCGTGCTGGTGGATTGGAGGTCACTAGACCTTACTAGCCCTGTGCAACTTTCATTAACTGTAAGCCTGTCTCAAGGTATTAGACTCCAAGGAATTTTAGGAGAAGCCAattggttttcttttattctaagATTCGTCTTTTCTGCCTAAAAACCTATGAATATTAATGGTTTAGGTGTTATTTGGTATCTTTGAATGATGCAGTGTAACCACAAAAagttattgtgatgtttatgtgGCGATAACATTGAATCATAATGcaactttatattttacaatgtatTACACCtatacaattaataataaaaaaccaaaaaccaacaCATCTATAATatcttttttacttctttcatccattttttaCACGTATTCTGATACAATGGACAAACCACACTATCATTACATGGAGCAAACTTCCACCATACATATTGTCATTAGCTAGGTTTTAAGTGGCCTaaagtttaacaaataaacagtttgttttttgtagcaAAATCAACTGAGAGACTGTAACTGTATaggacagagaattcacaaatcggaaagtaggtcaaaagtgagacattaagaaaacaaatatttatccaatatatatatacacacacatgtacaaaacaGGAATATATTTTACGAGAATATTgatttgaattaaaatattttttactttttctttttattttcggTTTTCTGAGTAGAAATCCAAGTTGACTTGAGTAACTGGCAATCGCCTTTGACATGGCGCTTGAACGACTAAACCTTCGTCTACGTGTAATTAAACACAATGAAACACAagattggttgactttttcgGCGTTACAGGGAAGTAATCCATGGTGCAACAATTCCTGAAGGAtccagtgttttctcccttatgtattcaatCAATCACGCACAGTTACAAGCTCAGACTGTACTGAGGTTACAACCATTGACCGCACACCTGTGGCCGGCGCGTTTTACCTGCCGCATCAAGGGAATAATCGTGATGAGTACCTCAATTATGATCGTTTTAACGGCAGTCATGGAA
The sequence above is a segment of the Pomacea canaliculata isolate SZHN2017 linkage group LG6, ASM307304v1, whole genome shotgun sequence genome. Coding sequences within it:
- the LOC112566576 gene encoding hepatic lectin-like isoform X3 — translated: MRSAFRLTSTLATVMMFMLMFEQDVDARCDYTWESFGRHCYKYFEKTVTHLAAQTTCKHQRSYLVEISSEEENSYIRDFLQKKGVESVHMGITDIHYEGHWAYITTWTRVKYTHWYPGEPNNLGEEDCAVIEKNGHWNDISCISNYPFICEK